GCTTTTCGCCGCGCCTGAATTTATCTTGCGTCTGTTCTTTCGCTAGTAAGGCCATTGGACAATTGCAAGCGCCAAAAGCCAGCTGCGGTCGGCAGCCGGCTTCATTCATAGCGTAGAAAGATTACTTTTCCGAAAAACGTCGGTCAGGCGCAGATTAACCGCGGCCGCCTGTACGGCCCGGGAGAAGACCTTCGCGCTGAGCAAGCTTGCGAGCCATCTTACGGGCGCGACGAACTGCTTCGCCTTTTTCGCGGGCTTTTTTCTCAGACGGCTTCTCGAAATGACCGCGGAGCTTCAGCTCGCGGAAAACGCCTTCGCGCTGCAATTTTTTCTTCAGCACCCGAAGTGCCTGATCGACATTGTTGTCGCGAACCAGAACCTGCACGCCTCTGTTTCCTGTATTGTGACGGTTCCCGAGTGTTTCGCGACCGCAATTTCCGATTAGAAGACTAGTAAAGCGATTGTGGCGGCCAGCAAAAATCCCGACATCCCGCTCGCTTTGGCGCGCGTCATATCAAAGGTTGCAGCTTCTGTCCACAGGCCTTTGGGTGCTTCTGCGTGTCATGAGGGAATAATTCGACACTTTTTATTGCAACGCGTGGCTGGCCAGGCTGCTGGACAGCTTCCTCCTTTGGGACTAGAGGGGTACTCACCCCTCTTTGGATCGTGAGGGAATTCTCCCATCGCGGACAACAAGCTTTAGCACCAGTCATG
The genomic region above belongs to Labrenzia sp. CE80 and contains:
- the rpsU gene encoding 30S ribosomal protein S21, whose amino-acid sequence is MQVLVRDNNVDQALRVLKKKLQREGVFRELKLRGHFEKPSEKKAREKGEAVRRARKMARKLAQREGLLPGRTGGRG